One Entomomonas asaccharolytica DNA segment encodes these proteins:
- a CDS encoding DUF4123 domain-containing protein, giving the protein MQNYFLFNQYQNKQILKRIWRYSATPKIEYLFAQTDLDQDKTSGPILVYGDLIKLLAEYNNNPTDWPGLYIDSNATPEQLLKHLRALLLVTYPPESKGVLTYYDTRTLHYFFNFTEPEMLATYLGPIQTLKWYGNTWIDQQNLQWHEINNSTQLETLPPLQPYQVITERQQEGLSLARQHKYIYDWSQKMQISIQEVNQYFNQAIELGFDRIDHLAQYMTLRKNNPHKALPESLTGNAQQKINYLQNIWM; this is encoded by the coding sequence ATGCAAAATTATTTTTTATTTAATCAGTATCAGAACAAACAAATACTAAAAAGGATTTGGCGATATTCTGCGACACCAAAAATAGAATACCTATTTGCCCAAACTGATTTAGACCAAGACAAAACATCAGGTCCGATACTGGTATATGGTGATTTAATAAAACTACTAGCAGAATACAATAACAACCCTACTGATTGGCCTGGACTCTATATTGATAGTAATGCTACTCCAGAGCAGCTACTAAAACATCTGCGGGCATTACTGTTAGTCACATATCCACCAGAAAGCAAAGGCGTATTAACCTACTATGATACACGTACCTTGCATTACTTTTTTAATTTCACAGAACCAGAAATGTTAGCCACTTACCTTGGACCAATACAAACCCTAAAATGGTATGGCAACACATGGATTGACCAACAAAATCTGCAATGGCATGAAATTAATAATTCCACTCAGTTAGAAACACTGCCACCACTACAACCATACCAAGTAATAACGGAACGGCAGCAGGAAGGGCTAAGCTTAGCGAGACAGCATAAATATATTTATGACTGGTCTCAAAAAATGCAAATTTCCATTCAAGAAGTAAACCAATATTTTAACCAAGCAATAGAACTTGGGTTTGATCGCATTGACCACTTAGCGCAATACATGACCTTAAGGAAAAATAATCCACATAAAGCTTTACCAGAAAGCCTAACAGGCAATGCACAACAAAAAATAAATTATTTGCAAAATATTTGGATGTAA